The genome window AGTAGCACGGCGGCGTTGGCGGCTTGTCACATGAGTAGCATGGCGGCGatggtggcagcggcggcggcgggcaggccggtggcggaggcggcggcggcggcggggggctCGGAATGCTGCATGGTTGCCCGCACGGATAGCAGGGACACATCATATCCAGCTCCCGTTCCGGTCGTGTCACCGCAACTCCATCGCCATCGCTCGCAGCCACGCACTCGGTCAGCAGCAGAACCACCACGACGGTGAGTAGCATCTTCTCCTCGGACGAGTCCACAGTTGGCCGTCTCCTCGCTCTTCTTCTGTATGTTGAATCTTGCGAGGAAAGGGTCTTCTCCATGGCCATTACTTTTATATCTGATGGGACTGTGATGCTTGCGTCGGCAAACGGCAATTGCATGTGGACGACTCTGCCTCTTTTGAGGGTCAACAACTGAGCTCTCGTTACTTAGTCGTGAGATTCCACCTCTCATTTAACAACAGAAATGCTTAAGATTGAAATATTATGCAATGCTTATCTTTCTACGACATTATTGAATTGGATTCTATGCACAAGAAGacttataataataattgatGTAATTAAGCATCTAATATATCTTTATCTAAGTTATTTGGCCACATAATCTAATCCAAGTTAACGGAGTGGTCTCGCTTCTCCACCAAGGAATGAGCAAGTTGGTGGGCGATGCATGTTTAGGTAAGCATCATGTGGAGACACTAATTATTATGGTACCAactgtctcttggtcttctactCTGCCAACCTGTACAAGGTGGGCATGCCGAGTTGCAGATGAAGCCTTGGCCGGCCGTCTCATGACACGGGATGAGAAGACATTAAATTGGCCATGAAATATGGGTTGGAGCAGTGAGTGGTGAGGTTGCGAATGATGAATGGCTCTTTAGGTGAGAAGCGGACAAAGGGAAGGGATGAAGACGTTTCACCACCCTGCAGTTGCTGTGCCTGGCAGAATCATGCAAAGGACAGGGAAGGGTGGGGATGAAGGGACAGGAAATGGTCGTCCGAAACTTGGAGCTTATCCACGGAGAAAGGGAAGACGACACGCATCAACGTCTTCCACTCAAAGACAATCTCTCCTCCATCCTATATTCTGTCGACTTGCAACACAGGGACAAAGTTGTTCTATTCTACTCTTGGGTCATTGATCCTTACTGCCACCCTCGAGTCTTTCCGACGTTCTGCCAACTTCAAACTATGTTGTCTACATAGAAGTCGATCTAACAAATGATTTCCTGGCAGAGTCGAAGGAATTGTAAGTGGCATGAATGATCCTTCGAAGAGCAAAAAGCCTAATTGCCAAACACCAAATCGAAGACGCACATCTCTGCCATTTAACATTTGGGCTAAGAGATTGAAGACGAAGGAGCAGAGGTCGTCGACGAATACAGGTGTGGCATCGCTATTAAGGATCAGTAAAGCATGACATGACCGATTGGAAATACTTAACCAGTGAAACATAAATGGTAGCTGAGAAGAATCCATCTGTGTTGTGACATTTATTCCCAACGAAAGCTTCGATCGATGGAGTCGACAGGGAAAGAAAGGTAGGCTGGACAATGCAAAAGTGGGAGCCTCTTTtaagcctatatatatataattgtcatGATTCTAAGAGAAAGAaggtatttttttattgaaaaatataaagaaaaagaaataaagagagaTAAACAGGAAAGATTAGTGAGACTTCCTATCAGATGGTCTCCAAATAGTG of Musa acuminata AAA Group cultivar baxijiao chromosome BXJ2-3, Cavendish_Baxijiao_AAA, whole genome shotgun sequence contains these proteins:
- the LOC103974151 gene encoding formin-like protein 8, giving the protein MAMEKTLSSQDSTYRRRARRRPTVDSSEEKMLLTVVVVLLLTECVAASDGDGVAVTRPERELDMMCPCYPCGQPCSIPSPPPPPPPPPPACPPPPLPPSPPCYSCDKPPTPPCYSCYTPGNVYPVDPEYLLSGAWRTHHGWWTGMISCGLLAMLF